One Chitinophagales bacterium genomic window carries:
- a CDS encoding phosphomannomutase, whose product MTPIKFGTDGWRAIIAKDFTVDNVTRVAEATARWVKEKNMNPSVVVGYDTRFGGQMFAETVALVMCRNNIRVKLADSFVSTPMVSFGTKALHADLGIIITASHNPPSYNGYKIKGSFGGPASASTIAEIEALIPEKTAPVEGTVQEFIKKNMIEYVNLEELYAEHIRKNFDLQAITCSGITVAYDAMYGAGQNIVRKILPDAILLHCDNNPSFKGQAPEPLEKNLQELASLIRKSSDIDAGLATDGDADRLGMFDEKGNFIDAHHLILLLIHYLHKYRGMSGKVVTAFSVSNKVKKMCAAYNLPHQTTKIGFKYICEIMNKEDVLVGGEESGGIAVKGHIPERDGVWDGLVILEMVSKTGKSLTQLIKEVYQVVGPFAYDRNDLHLSDELKNKIITNCKNGKYTALGSSKITRVEDIDGFKFYLGEEETVMIRASGTEPVLRVYAEAPTKKRVKELLKEASNTLLS is encoded by the coding sequence ATGACTCCCATAAAATTTGGAACGGATGGCTGGCGCGCCATCATTGCCAAAGATTTTACCGTAGACAATGTCACCCGCGTGGCTGAAGCCACAGCACGCTGGGTAAAAGAAAAAAATATGAATCCTTCCGTAGTGGTGGGTTATGACACCCGCTTCGGGGGGCAGATGTTTGCGGAAACGGTTGCCCTGGTAATGTGTCGCAACAACATTCGTGTCAAGTTGGCTGACAGCTTTGTTTCTACCCCTATGGTGTCTTTTGGTACCAAAGCATTGCACGCTGACCTCGGTATAATCATCACCGCCAGCCACAACCCGCCCTCCTATAATGGCTATAAAATCAAGGGCAGCTTCGGGGGACCTGCTTCGGCTTCCACCATAGCTGAAATAGAAGCCCTCATTCCCGAAAAAACAGCTCCGGTCGAGGGTACGGTACAGGAGTTTATCAAAAAAAACATGATAGAATATGTCAACCTGGAGGAGCTCTATGCCGAGCACATCCGCAAGAATTTTGACTTGCAGGCAATCACCTGCTCAGGGATAACAGTAGCGTATGATGCCATGTACGGTGCCGGACAGAATATTGTTAGAAAAATATTACCGGATGCCATTCTGTTGCATTGTGACAACAATCCTTCCTTTAAGGGGCAGGCTCCCGAGCCCCTTGAGAAAAACCTCCAGGAACTGGCATCCCTCATTCGTAAGTCAAGCGATATTGATGCCGGTCTGGCTACCGATGGAGATGCCGACAGGCTGGGTATGTTTGATGAGAAGGGCAATTTCATTGATGCGCATCATCTTATCCTGTTGCTCATACATTATTTGCATAAATACCGGGGTATGAGCGGTAAGGTGGTCACCGCTTTTTCTGTTTCCAACAAAGTGAAAAAAATGTGTGCGGCATATAATCTGCCTCATCAGACCACCAAAATCGGCTTTAAGTATATCTGTGAGATCATGAACAAGGAAGATGTCCTTGTGGGCGGTGAAGAATCGGGGGGCATTGCCGTAAAAGGGCACATCCCGGAGCGGGATGGAGTCTGGGATGGCCTTGTTATTCTGGAAATGGTGTCTAAAACCGGCAAGTCGCTGACTCAGCTCATCAAAGAAGTGTATCAGGTGGTGGGTCCTTTTGCATATGACCGTAATGACCTGCACCTCAGCGATGAATTGAAAAACAAAATCATCACCAATTGTAAAAACGGTAAATATACTGCTCTGGGCAGCAGTAAGATTACCCGGGTTGAGGACATAGATGGTTTTAAGTTTTATTTGGGCGAAGAGGAAACCGTTATGATTCGCGCATCGGGCACAGAGCCCGTGCTGCGGGTTTATGCAGAAGCCCCTACCAAAAAAAGAGTAAAGGAACTGCTCAAAGAAGCTAGCAATACCTTGCTGAGCTGA
- the pcm gene encoding protein-L-isoaspartate O-methyltransferase: MYRFNLDDNYRHKGLRKKLVELLKSKGITNESVLEAIGQVPRHFFFETAFTEHAYEDKAFQIGEGQTISQPFTVAYQTQLLEIARREKVLEVGTGSGYQAAVLAYLGARVFTIERHKKLYERARALLEAMHVHHVRHFYGDGFEGLPAYAPFDKILITAAVPEFPARLMEQLKIGGYLVMPFGTGDVQKMQRLTKIDDNKFEKEEFDDFKFVPMLKGKVY; this comes from the coding sequence TTGTACAGATTTAACCTTGACGACAACTACCGGCACAAAGGGCTCAGAAAAAAGCTGGTAGAATTGCTGAAAAGCAAAGGCATTACCAATGAGTCCGTTCTGGAAGCCATTGGACAGGTGCCCCGCCATTTTTTCTTTGAAACAGCCTTTACCGAACACGCCTATGAAGATAAGGCCTTTCAGATCGGGGAGGGGCAGACCATTTCCCAGCCTTTCACGGTGGCATATCAAACACAACTGCTGGAAATAGCCCGAAGAGAAAAGGTACTGGAAGTAGGAACCGGCTCTGGCTACCAGGCCGCTGTGCTGGCATATCTGGGAGCTCGTGTGTTTACCATTGAACGGCATAAAAAGCTGTATGAGCGGGCACGGGCGTTGCTGGAAGCTATGCATGTGCACCACGTAAGACACTTCTATGGTGACGGCTTTGAAGGCTTGCCGGCTTACGCCCCTTTTGATAAAATCTTAATCACGGCTGCCGTACCCGAGTTTCCGGCCAGGCTGATGGAGCAACTTAAAATTGGCGGCTACCTGGTTATGCCTTTCGGCACCGGAGATGTGCAGAAGATGCAGCGCCTGACAAAAATTGACGACAACAAATTTGAAAAGGAAGAGTTTGATGATTTTAAGTTCGTTCCCATGTTGAAGGGTAAGGTCTACTAA
- a CDS encoding sodium:proton antiporter — translation MRTPSRPSLLLSLIPIIFLLVLLVVNVVFIYGDDALGGANQMALLLSAAVAGAIAMKLGYSWQTILDGIVSGISNAMGAILILLLIGSLAGTWMLSGIVPAMIYYGLNILNPGIFLFAACIICSIVSLATGSSWSTAATVGIALLGIGKALGIQEGIIAGAIISGAYFGDKMSPLSDTTNLASAMAGTDLITHVKYMTLTTLPSLSVALLLYLGIGLFSNVSGQVEGIHTLQAAIASKFNISGWLFVVPLLVVGMIAMRVPAIPALLAGTLLGAVAAILFQPHLLPVISGISDDPWKAAYRAVTEAMTRTIQIQTDNEMVNDLLTSGGMAGMLDTVWLIVCAMTFGGVMEVTGMLRTITSTLLGMSRSEGALISTTALSCIVFNLTASDQYLAIVVPGRMFREEYKKRGLDPRVLSRTLEDSGTVTSALVPWNTCGAYHSGVLGVATGDYFLYAFFNLLSPVMTMLFGYLNIRIVRLKNDNSQKQN, via the coding sequence GTGCGCACTCCGTCCAGACCTTCCTTATTACTCTCGCTGATTCCGATAATTTTTTTGCTTGTCCTGCTGGTGGTTAATGTGGTTTTTATCTATGGAGATGATGCCTTAGGTGGAGCCAATCAAATGGCTTTGTTGCTAAGTGCAGCAGTGGCCGGTGCTATTGCCATGAAGCTGGGGTACTCCTGGCAAACCATTCTGGATGGTATTGTATCAGGTATTTCCAATGCCATGGGGGCAATACTCATTTTGTTGTTAATCGGCTCGCTGGCCGGAACATGGATGCTCAGCGGCATCGTACCTGCCATGATTTATTATGGATTGAACATACTCAATCCGGGCATTTTCCTGTTTGCTGCCTGCATTATTTGCAGCATAGTGTCTTTGGCTACCGGCAGCAGCTGGAGCACAGCAGCCACAGTAGGTATTGCTCTGCTTGGCATAGGCAAAGCCCTGGGCATACAGGAAGGTATCATAGCCGGAGCAATTATCAGCGGAGCTTATTTTGGCGATAAGATGTCACCCCTCAGCGATACAACCAATCTGGCTTCTGCCATGGCGGGGACTGACCTGATTACACACGTCAAATATATGACGCTAACCACCCTACCCAGCCTTTCGGTAGCCTTGTTGCTGTATCTGGGTATAGGCCTGTTTTCAAATGTTTCAGGACAGGTGGAAGGTATTCATACTTTACAGGCAGCCATAGCCTCCAAGTTCAACATTTCGGGATGGTTGTTTGTCGTTCCGCTTCTGGTGGTGGGCATGATAGCCATGCGGGTTCCGGCTATTCCAGCCTTACTTGCCGGTACCTTGCTGGGTGCTGTTGCGGCTATCCTCTTTCAGCCACACTTGCTTCCGGTTATTTCCGGCATCAGCGATGACCCGTGGAAAGCAGCTTACCGCGCTGTTACTGAAGCTATGACTCGCACCATTCAAATTCAAACTGATAATGAAATGGTAAATGACCTGCTTACTTCTGGCGGCATGGCCGGCATGTTGGATACGGTGTGGCTCATTGTATGCGCAATGACCTTTGGCGGTGTAATGGAAGTGACTGGGATGCTGCGCACCATCACATCCACCCTGTTGGGCATGTCCCGAAGTGAAGGAGCATTGATTTCTACCACAGCGTTATCCTGTATAGTATTTAACCTGACTGCCTCTGATCAATATCTGGCTATTGTGGTGCCAGGACGCATGTTTCGCGAAGAATATAAAAAACGTGGCTTGGACCCCCGGGTGCTGAGCCGAACCCTGGAAGACAGCGGAACAGTTACCTCTGCATTGGTGCCCTGGAACACTTGCGGAGCTTATCATTCCGGAGTATTGGGCGTGGCTACAGGGGATTATTTCCTGTATGCTTTCTTCAACCTTCTCAGTCCGGTGATGACCATGTTGTTTGGATACCTGAATATCCGCATAGTAAGGTTGAAAAACGATAATAGCCAAAAGCAAAATTAA
- a CDS encoding transcriptional regulator, whose product MSYLNKTQNDLLRNMKMKIRALNHPLRQKMLVLIKKHKNRMNVTDIYVRLRIEQSVASQHLAILRHAGLVSTKREGKTIWYSVNEEAIQKLLKVCEQAQST is encoded by the coding sequence ATGAGCTATCTGAACAAAACCCAAAATGATCTCCTCCGGAACATGAAAATGAAAATCCGGGCGCTCAATCATCCACTCCGTCAGAAGATGCTGGTTCTGATTAAGAAGCACAAAAACCGGATGAATGTTACGGATATTTACGTCAGACTAAGAATTGAGCAATCGGTAGCATCGCAGCATTTGGCGATATTGCGTCATGCCGGTTTGGTGAGCACCAAACGGGAGGGAAAGACCATCTGGTACAGCGTAAATGAAGAGGCGATCCAGAAACTACTAAAGGTGTGCGAGCAAGCTCAGAGCACCTGA
- a CDS encoding glutamine synthetase — MAKSSTGSNAALHYVKNFPAGKVKLAITDIDGILRGKVIHREKFFSILEKGFGFCDVVFGWDSADVAYDNIRYTGWHTGYPDAHARIDLASFRRVPWDNDIPFFLADFVNDQGEPSPVCPRNLLKRIRQQAIKAGFSPVFSQEFEWFNFAETPDSWAAKNYVRPTPMTPGMFGYSILRSSLKADFFNALFDDLKKFNVPLEGLHTETGPGVYEAAIMYADVLEAADRATLFKSAVKEIGYRHQVMPSFMAKWNESLPGCSGHVHQSLWEGKKNLFYDDSDTHKMSALMKSYIAGQLYCMPHILPLYAPTVNSYKRLVEGAWAPTTLTWGMDNRTTALRVLTGSKNAARLETRVVGSDVNPYLAMAGCLASGLYGIRKNLKLTQPQTIGNGYRDLKFGVLPSGLREATRIMQASDLAKELLGEQFVEHFTQTREWEWLQFAKAVTDWELKRYFEII; from the coding sequence TAATCCATCGGGAAAAATTTTTTTCCATTCTGGAGAAAGGTTTTGGCTTTTGCGATGTAGTTTTTGGCTGGGATTCGGCTGATGTCGCCTATGATAATATAAGATACACGGGCTGGCATACAGGATATCCGGATGCACATGCGCGGATTGATCTTGCCTCCTTCAGACGTGTGCCTTGGGATAACGACATACCCTTTTTTCTTGCGGACTTTGTAAATGATCAAGGGGAGCCTTCACCGGTATGCCCGCGCAACCTGTTGAAAAGAATTCGGCAACAGGCAATTAAAGCCGGTTTCTCACCGGTTTTTTCTCAGGAATTTGAGTGGTTCAACTTTGCGGAAACACCCGACAGTTGGGCTGCCAAAAATTACGTCCGCCCAACCCCTATGACTCCCGGCATGTTTGGCTATTCCATTTTGCGTAGCTCTCTGAAGGCTGATTTTTTTAACGCATTGTTTGATGATTTGAAAAAGTTTAACGTTCCCCTTGAGGGGTTGCATACCGAAACGGGGCCTGGTGTATATGAAGCAGCTATTATGTATGCCGATGTGCTGGAAGCAGCCGACCGTGCAACATTGTTCAAATCAGCAGTAAAAGAGATAGGTTATCGCCACCAGGTTATGCCCAGCTTCATGGCTAAATGGAATGAATCTTTGCCAGGCTGTAGCGGACATGTTCATCAAAGCCTGTGGGAGGGAAAGAAAAATTTATTCTATGACGATTCTGATACGCATAAGATGAGCGCCCTGATGAAAAGTTATATTGCAGGGCAATTGTATTGTATGCCCCACATTCTTCCCTTGTATGCTCCTACGGTAAACAGCTATAAGCGCCTCGTGGAAGGAGCGTGGGCTCCGACTACACTTACCTGGGGCATGGATAATCGTACAACGGCACTGAGGGTATTAACCGGCAGTAAAAATGCAGCGCGGCTGGAAACCCGCGTGGTAGGCTCTGATGTAAATCCTTATCTGGCAATGGCCGGCTGCCTGGCTTCCGGTCTCTATGGCATCAGAAAAAACCTTAAACTTACGCAACCGCAAACCATAGGCAACGGCTACCGCGACCTGAAATTCGGTGTATTGCCCTCTGGTCTTCGTGAGGCTACGCGCATCATGCAGGCTTCTGATCTAGCCAAAGAACTGCTGGGAGAACAGTTTGTTGAACACTTTACCCAAACGCGCGAGTGGGAATGGCTACAGTTTGCCAAAGCAGTGACCGACTGGGAGCTGAAGCGCTATTTTGAAATCATTTAG
- a CDS encoding DUF2279 domain-containing protein, translating into MGLLQYASSTLRSRAGCLVMILCVAKSLCSKEDSLRVRDFAPSFSHSRFWGVTGGMLATYGGALGGLSYFWYRDASRSSFHFFNDGREWLGMDKAGHAYAGYFMSRWITGLYRWSGVKQHTALVGGSLSALVLLSSIEILDGFSAKWGFSGWDVLANAGGVLLMAAQELAWKEQRITLKMSSFPQSYPHNLRSRTNYLFGNSFPETVVKDYNALTVWASLNIHAFMKRKRHFPRWLNIAVGYGAEGLLGGFANRWCAQPQSLSYCACLPENRIDRSDVQRYAQFYLSLDVDFTRIKTRRPGVKALLHLLNLIKLPAPAVEFNMRGKVIFHPLFF; encoded by the coding sequence ATGGGGCTTTTGCAGTATGCATCCTCCACTTTAAGGAGCCGTGCGGGTTGCCTTGTGATGATACTGTGTGTTGCAAAGTCTCTTTGCTCCAAAGAGGATTCTTTGCGAGTTAGAGATTTTGCACCTTCCTTCAGCCATAGCCGGTTTTGGGGTGTCACCGGTGGCATGCTGGCAACTTACGGAGGGGCGCTCGGGGGCTTGAGCTATTTCTGGTATCGCGATGCGTCCCGCTCCTCTTTTCACTTTTTTAATGATGGCCGTGAATGGCTTGGTATGGATAAAGCCGGCCATGCCTATGCCGGCTATTTTATGAGTCGTTGGATAACCGGTTTGTATCGGTGGTCCGGGGTAAAGCAGCATACCGCTCTTGTCGGGGGCAGCTTGTCTGCTCTGGTGCTGTTGTCATCCATTGAAATATTGGATGGGTTTTCTGCTAAATGGGGCTTTTCAGGCTGGGATGTGCTGGCCAATGCAGGAGGGGTGTTGCTGATGGCTGCCCAGGAGCTGGCCTGGAAAGAGCAACGTATAACCCTGAAGATGTCCAGCTTTCCGCAATCCTATCCGCATAATCTGCGCAGCAGAACGAACTACCTTTTTGGTAATTCATTTCCGGAGACAGTGGTCAAAGATTATAATGCACTTACTGTTTGGGCTTCTTTGAATATCCATGCGTTCATGAAGAGAAAAAGACATTTTCCCCGGTGGCTGAATATCGCAGTAGGCTACGGAGCAGAGGGTTTGCTGGGAGGCTTTGCCAACCGTTGGTGTGCCCAACCACAGTCGCTATCCTACTGCGCATGTCTGCCCGAAAACAGGATTGACCGAAGTGATGTGCAACGGTATGCACAATTTTACTTGTCGCTGGATGTGGATTTCACCCGCATTAAAACCCGCAGACCCGGAGTGAAGGCTTTACTGCACCTGCTGAATCTGATTAAGCTGCCTGCTCCGGCTGTGGAATTTAACATGCGAGGCAAGGTCATCTTCCATCCGTTGTTTTTCTGA
- a CDS encoding dehydrogenase: protein MYSTQQAYSFSFPAPIRFGTGVVRELPTHLKSHRLREPLVVTDSTVAELEFFKKIIRHLKEEGLQPVVFSDIHKNPVKSDVLRGGDLFRAVECDSIVGIGGGAALDVARAIALHAYHERDLWDYDDLIGGDKYITGVIPHFVTIPTTAGTGSEVGRSAIIAEDDTRKKRILFSPRLMAAQVFADPELTYELPPAITAATGMDALTHNMEAYLAKNFHPICEGVALEGIHLIAHWLDIAVNNPTPEARAYMMLASMMGAIAFQKGLGVVHSLAHPLSALLDTHHGLANAVHLPYGMRYNLQYPGMEVKFKRIAQAMNLKDESGEAVIEFLVALNRKIGIPPRLRDVGVKEEHLDTLADLAIADFCHPNNPRPVTRQDFRRLYQEAL from the coding sequence ATGTATTCAACGCAACAGGCTTATAGTTTCAGTTTTCCTGCTCCGATTCGGTTCGGGACAGGTGTGGTTCGTGAACTGCCCACACATTTGAAGTCCCATCGGTTGCGGGAACCTCTTGTAGTTACCGATTCCACGGTTGCAGAGCTGGAATTTTTCAAAAAAATTATCAGGCATCTAAAGGAGGAAGGGCTTCAGCCGGTAGTGTTTTCCGATATACATAAAAATCCGGTTAAGTCAGATGTATTAAGAGGAGGGGACCTGTTTCGTGCTGTGGAATGCGACAGCATCGTGGGCATAGGAGGCGGTGCAGCGTTGGATGTAGCACGCGCCATAGCACTGCATGCCTACCATGAACGCGACCTGTGGGATTATGATGATTTAATCGGAGGAGATAAATACATAACTGGAGTTATTCCGCATTTTGTCACGATACCCACAACGGCCGGCACGGGCAGCGAAGTGGGTCGCAGCGCTATCATTGCGGAAGATGATACCCGAAAGAAGCGCATTTTATTTTCACCCCGCCTGATGGCTGCACAGGTGTTTGCCGACCCGGAACTTACCTATGAGCTGCCTCCGGCCATCACCGCTGCTACGGGTATGGATGCCTTAACGCATAACATGGAAGCCTATCTGGCAAAAAATTTTCACCCCATCTGTGAAGGTGTTGCGCTTGAAGGCATACATTTGATTGCCCACTGGCTGGATATTGCGGTAAACAACCCTACCCCTGAAGCAAGAGCGTATATGATGCTTGCTTCCATGATGGGTGCCATTGCTTTCCAGAAAGGGCTGGGTGTGGTGCATTCACTGGCACATCCGCTTTCAGCTCTTTTAGATACGCACCATGGTCTGGCTAATGCGGTGCATCTACCCTATGGTATGCGATACAACCTGCAATATCCGGGCATGGAAGTGAAATTTAAGCGCATTGCGCAGGCAATGAATCTGAAAGATGAAAGCGGTGAAGCAGTAATAGAGTTTCTGGTAGCCTTGAACCGCAAAATAGGCATACCCCCTCGGCTAAGAGATGTAGGAGTAAAAGAAGAGCACCTGGATACCCTTGCTGATCTTGCTATTGCAGATTTCTGCCACCCCAATAATCCGCGCCCTGTAACACGGCAAGACTTCAGGAGGCTCTATCAGGAAGCACTGTGA
- the accA gene encoding acetyl-coenzyme A carboxylase carboxyl transferase subunit alpha yields MTYLDFEKPIAELQEQLENLKSKAGEDTDALVGMIKELEEQIRLQKRKIYRNLTGWQRVQISRHPDRPYTLFYIEKISRKFIELHGDRHFADDKAIVGGFGDIDGQKVMFIGHQKGINTKMRQYRNFGMANPEGYRKALRLMKLAEKFNRPVISFIDTPGAYPGLEAEERGQAEAIARNIYEMMRLRVPIVCVIIGEGASGGALGIGIGDKVAMLENTWYSVISPESCSSILWRSWEHKEDAAEALKLTADHMLKAGLIDDIIKEPLGGAHHDPELMARNVKKYLTRQLAALKKIPADERIARRIAKFSAMGVFAEASSGRKQKSPPA; encoded by the coding sequence ATGACCTATCTGGACTTTGAAAAGCCCATAGCTGAGCTGCAGGAGCAACTGGAAAATCTGAAAAGCAAAGCCGGAGAAGATACCGATGCGCTGGTGGGGATGATAAAAGAGCTGGAAGAACAAATCCGGCTGCAGAAAAGAAAAATTTATCGCAACCTCACCGGCTGGCAACGAGTGCAGATTTCACGCCACCCTGACCGTCCGTACACGTTATTTTATATTGAAAAAATCAGCCGGAAGTTTATTGAGTTGCATGGCGACCGTCATTTTGCGGACGATAAAGCTATTGTAGGAGGCTTTGGAGATATAGACGGGCAGAAAGTCATGTTTATCGGCCACCAGAAAGGGATCAATACCAAGATGCGGCAATATCGCAATTTTGGTATGGCAAATCCGGAAGGTTATCGCAAGGCATTGCGTCTGATGAAGCTGGCTGAAAAATTCAACCGGCCGGTTATTAGCTTCATTGATACGCCCGGAGCCTACCCGGGCCTGGAAGCCGAAGAGCGGGGACAGGCAGAAGCCATTGCCCGGAACATTTACGAAATGATGCGGCTGCGCGTACCGATAGTTTGTGTTATCATAGGTGAGGGGGCTTCCGGTGGCGCCCTGGGTATTGGCATTGGCGACAAGGTGGCTATGCTGGAAAATACATGGTATTCGGTTATATCACCTGAGTCGTGTTCTTCTATTCTGTGGCGTAGCTGGGAACATAAGGAAGACGCTGCCGAAGCACTTAAGCTCACGGCTGATCATATGCTCAAAGCCGGCCTTATTGATGATATCATCAAAGAGCCCCTTGGCGGAGCGCATCATGATCCGGAGCTGATGGCGAGGAATGTTAAAAAATATCTTACGCGACAGCTGGCTGCCTTAAAGAAAATTCCGGCCGATGAGAGAATCGCCAGGCGCATTGCGAAATTTTCTGCTATGGGTGTGTTTGCGGAGGCCTCATCGGGCCGCAAACAGAAATCTCCTCCGGCATGA
- a CDS encoding ABC transporter permease, which produces MNWLLNVQLAFRAIRGNILRASLTIAIIAIGIMALVGILTAIESIKSSIVINLSSMGANTFTIRTKGLFARGGRSGEVKDHLPVTYEQAITFKERYRHNALVSVNTRASSTAQVKFGQKKTNPNVTVMGVDENYLIVSSYKLKSGRNFSRFELQTGFNVCILGSGVVKHLFDAKDTIENKEVSLGNVRYKVIGILEEKGASMVGSDNVVLVTVQNARKVFPASVNKYAVSVAVDDPEALEPAIDEARGLFRNIRRLSPAEEDDFDISRSDKLATTVIDNLRYVTMAATVIGIVTLIAAGIGLMNIMLVAVAERTREIGISKAIGATNRIIKAQFLTESVVICQLGGIFGIILGVIAGNLVSLFLKGTFIVPWLWVSGGFAFCFLVGLAAGLYPAVKASRLDPIEALRYE; this is translated from the coding sequence ATGAATTGGTTGCTTAATGTACAGCTTGCCTTCAGGGCTATCCGTGGTAACATTCTAAGAGCCTCGCTGACTATCGCTATCATCGCTATAGGCATCATGGCACTGGTGGGCATTCTCACCGCAATTGAAAGCATTAAATCTTCCATTGTAATCAATCTTTCCTCCATGGGAGCAAATACGTTTACCATACGCACCAAAGGTTTGTTTGCCCGCGGAGGACGCTCCGGTGAAGTAAAAGATCACCTGCCCGTCACCTATGAACAGGCCATAACTTTCAAAGAAAGGTATCGCCACAATGCTCTCGTTTCGGTAAACACCCGGGCTTCCAGCACCGCGCAGGTAAAATTTGGCCAAAAGAAAACCAATCCCAACGTTACGGTAATGGGCGTGGACGAAAACTATCTTATCGTATCATCCTATAAACTAAAGTCCGGAAGAAATTTTTCGCGCTTTGAACTTCAGACAGGCTTCAATGTATGTATTTTAGGAAGTGGCGTAGTTAAACATTTGTTTGATGCCAAGGACACTATTGAAAACAAAGAGGTTTCCCTCGGGAATGTGCGCTATAAGGTGATCGGTATTCTGGAAGAAAAAGGCGCCAGCATGGTGGGGAGCGACAACGTAGTGCTGGTCACCGTGCAGAATGCGCGCAAAGTGTTTCCAGCTTCAGTAAATAAATATGCCGTAAGTGTGGCTGTGGATGATCCGGAAGCACTGGAGCCTGCTATTGACGAGGCCCGAGGCCTTTTTCGCAATATCCGCAGGTTGTCGCCTGCCGAGGAAGATGATTTTGACATCAGCCGCAGCGATAAGCTGGCAACCACGGTTATTGATAACTTGCGATATGTAACCATGGCGGCTACCGTTATCGGCATTGTTACGCTTATAGCCGCTGGTATAGGATTAATGAATATTATGCTTGTTGCGGTGGCTGAGCGCACCCGTGAGATTGGCATCAGCAAAGCCATCGGAGCCACCAACCGCATCATTAAAGCGCAGTTCCTCACAGAGTCAGTCGTAATTTGTCAGCTAGGTGGCATCTTCGGTATCATACTGGGAGTAATTGCCGGAAATCTGGTTTCTTTATTTTTAAAAGGAACCTTTATTGTACCATGGTTATGGGTAAGCGGTGGCTTTGCTTTTTGTTTCCTAGTAGGTTTGGCAGCCGGACTTTATCCTGCGGTGAAAGCCTCACGCTTAGATCCCATAGAAGCCCTGCGCTATGAATAA